A single window of Dermacentor albipictus isolate Rhodes 1998 colony chromosome 1, USDA_Dalb.pri_finalv2, whole genome shotgun sequence DNA harbors:
- the LOC139056400 gene encoding UPF0598 protein CG30010 gives MVRWRALCWKLHRKLPSRGVLRNLHYEQGQATKEYSREYFYFIDHQGMLFLDDSRMKNFTSCFKEKKFLEFFFRRLRHNDTGKYEAEFPFISPCGREMNFVHCDDLPFVFTHIVQLPEESKQPGSKGFLLHNHAGNLLKVEFTPQHLCMPAGTGRVYHPAPERAGGVGLVSSLLAIELSKHFTFADDGEKTPPTHFDWDGTRYELTNSLLPIINQVSSWNGTE, from the exons ATGGTTAGGTGGCGCGCTTTATGCTGGAAATTGCACCGTAAACTGCCAAGTCGTGGCGTCCTTAGAAACCTTCATTATGAACAGGGCCAGGCTACGAAAGAGTATTCGAGGGAGTACTTCTATTTTATTGATCATCAAGGAATG CTTTTTCTAGACGATTCCAGAATGAAGAATTTCACGTCATGCTTCAAAG aaaagaaatTCCTGGAGTTCTTCTTTCGCCGGCTCCGGCATAATGACACTGGGAAGTATGAAGCAGAGTTTCCATTCATCTCGCCATGTGGTCGGGAGATGAATTTTGTCCACTGCGATGACCTGCCCTTCGTGTTCACGCACATAGTTCAATTGCCAGAAGAAAGTAAACAGCCAGGTTCAAAAGGCTTCCTCCTACACAACCATGCAGGAAACCTACTAAAGGTTGAGTTTACGCCACAGCACCTTTGCATGCCTGCTGGCACAGGGAGGGTCTATCACCCCGCACCAGAAAGGGCAGGTGGAGTTGGGCTGGTTAGTTCACTCCTGGCTATTGAGCTTAGCAAACATTTCACCTTTGCTGATGACGGTGAAAAGACTCCACCTACTCACTTTGACTGGGATGGAACTCGCTATGAGCTAACAAATAGCCTTCTACCCATCATCAACCAAGTGTCAAGTTGGAATGGCACAGAATAG